One window from the genome of Burkholderia sp. FERM BP-3421 encodes:
- a CDS encoding response regulator transcription factor, with product MTSRIHAPGLAVVEDDVGLCDDLVDFLCSRGFDARGYHSAEALQLGVTTARLDLVVLDVLLPGADGVETARWLHRTRPDIGIVMLTSLDSTHTQVDSLTAGADAYLAKNASLDVIEATCRAVLRRRDAMHAPAAGDPAAGAPAAGAPVAAAPAADHWTLTPHVCLLTTPAGTRIAITPAEAAFLRPLFERAGTPVERSDLLASMGKQETLSSLRNLDNCVRRLRGKVRHAAGLEFPIRPSYGLGYLFAAPGSVVPMPGPA from the coding sequence TTGACGAGCCGCATCCATGCGCCCGGCCTTGCCGTCGTGGAAGACGACGTGGGACTGTGCGACGACCTGGTGGATTTCCTGTGCAGCCGGGGTTTCGACGCGCGCGGCTACCATAGCGCCGAAGCATTACAACTCGGCGTGACGACCGCGCGCCTCGATCTCGTCGTGCTCGACGTGCTGCTGCCCGGCGCGGACGGCGTGGAGACGGCGCGCTGGCTGCATCGCACCCGACCCGACATCGGCATCGTGATGCTGACGAGCCTCGACTCGACGCACACCCAGGTCGACAGCCTCACGGCCGGCGCCGACGCCTATCTTGCCAAGAACGCCTCGCTCGACGTGATCGAGGCGACCTGCCGCGCCGTGCTGCGGCGGCGCGACGCGATGCACGCACCGGCGGCCGGCGATCCGGCGGCCGGCGCACCGGCGGCCGGCGCACCGGTAGCCGCCGCGCCCGCGGCCGACCACTGGACGCTGACGCCGCACGTCTGCCTGCTCACCACGCCGGCCGGCACGCGCATCGCGATCACGCCGGCGGAAGCGGCCTTCCTGCGGCCGCTGTTCGAGCGCGCGGGCACGCCGGTCGAGCGCAGCGATCTCCTCGCGAGCATGGGCAAGCAGGAAACCCTGTCCAGCCTGCGCAACCTCGACAACTGCGTGCGCCGCCTGCGCGGCAAGGTCCGCCACGCGGCCGGGCTCGAATTCCCGATCCGGCCGAGCTACGGGCTCGGCTACCTGTTCGCGGCGCCGGGCAGCGTGGTCCCGATGCCGGGACCGGCGTGA
- a CDS encoding sensor histidine kinase — MRGARSRAVRSLAQCVGWLALCLLLPAAACRAAAVAPPLVLTADTRQATLAGHLARHIDPDGRLGVDEIARTAAFAPLPGFSTGGYSAAAQWYRVTVARTAQARADWVLELGQAYLDDVRVYLPQAAGGFSEVRLGRTVPYAQRPLPTRLHTLRLHLPDTQPRTLYVRVASISTLSFFGEVWDPDAFIGKETRGNFAYGGYFGMLLLSIVMYALLGSWLRDASLLAYAMYVVTLFVSYLTLNGYAAVVFAPDDPRWLVALTGLGSMTGTLTAILMWDRFLDLGRHMPRVHRTMMVWAGLLIPGMFSVVSPAYRVFANVSNGSAALLTLAVLPGIVLWRIAREPRQPLLYLYFLAFICAMLSAGLQAGMAVGAVPLNWITLNGYQVGSLVHVLLLNLALAWRVKQIQHDKLRAEQAALAAAQRAGEQRQLVAMLSHEFRTPLAAISRAAQWLGLKLAPLADPDRERLAQIRTRADGLFALVDKFLVSEALDYRMAALSREPVGLQAFLHHTLDALDDGRALARIRCRIEPPDTACRVDPTLFGLAIGNLVVNGLRYSPEHHPVAVTATRDAHACVIDIIDQGVGMNEAELARLGTPYFRAHATASAGTGLGFLLARKIIEAHGGTLSVRSAPGAGTTMSVRVPAA; from the coding sequence ATGCGCGGCGCGCGCTCACGCGCCGTCCGATCGCTCGCGCAGTGCGTCGGATGGCTCGCGCTGTGCCTGCTGCTCCCGGCCGCGGCGTGCCGCGCCGCGGCCGTCGCGCCGCCGCTCGTGCTCACGGCCGACACCAGACAGGCCACGCTCGCCGGCCACCTCGCGCGCCACATCGATCCGGACGGCCGCCTCGGCGTGGACGAGATCGCCCGCACGGCCGCCTTCGCGCCACTGCCCGGCTTCAGCACCGGCGGCTACAGCGCCGCCGCCCAGTGGTATCGCGTCACCGTCGCGCGCACGGCGCAGGCGCGCGCGGATTGGGTCCTGGAACTCGGGCAGGCCTACCTCGACGACGTCCGCGTCTATCTGCCGCAAGCGGCGGGCGGCTTCAGCGAAGTCCGGCTGGGACGCACGGTGCCCTATGCGCAACGGCCGCTGCCGACCCGCCTGCACACGCTGCGGCTGCATCTGCCGGACACGCAGCCGCGCACGCTCTACGTGCGCGTCGCCTCGATCAGCACGCTGTCGTTCTTCGGCGAGGTGTGGGATCCCGACGCATTCATCGGCAAGGAAACGCGCGGCAATTTCGCCTACGGCGGCTACTTCGGCATGCTGCTGCTGTCGATCGTCATGTATGCGTTGCTGGGCAGCTGGCTGCGCGACGCGTCGCTGCTCGCCTACGCCATGTACGTGGTCACGCTGTTCGTGTCGTACCTGACGCTGAACGGCTATGCGGCCGTCGTGTTCGCGCCCGACGATCCGCGCTGGCTGGTCGCGCTGACGGGGCTCGGCTCGATGACCGGCACCCTGACCGCGATCCTGATGTGGGACCGCTTCCTCGACCTGGGCCGCCACATGCCCCGCGTGCACCGCACGATGATGGTCTGGGCCGGCCTGCTGATTCCCGGCATGTTCAGCGTCGTGTCACCGGCCTATCGGGTCTTCGCCAATGTCTCGAACGGTTCCGCGGCGCTGCTCACGCTCGCGGTGCTGCCGGGCATCGTGCTGTGGCGCATCGCGCGCGAACCCCGGCAGCCGCTGCTGTACCTGTACTTCCTCGCGTTCATCTGCGCCATGCTGAGCGCGGGCCTGCAGGCGGGCATGGCGGTCGGGGCGGTGCCGCTCAACTGGATCACCCTCAACGGCTATCAGGTCGGCTCGCTCGTGCACGTGCTGCTGCTCAATCTCGCGCTTGCCTGGCGCGTCAAGCAGATCCAGCACGACAAGCTGCGCGCCGAACAGGCGGCGCTCGCCGCCGCGCAACGCGCGGGCGAACAACGGCAACTGGTTGCGATGCTGTCGCACGAATTCCGCACGCCGCTCGCCGCGATCTCGCGCGCGGCGCAGTGGCTCGGCCTCAAGCTCGCGCCGCTCGCGGACCCCGATCGCGAGCGCCTCGCCCAGATCCGCACGCGGGCCGACGGCCTGTTCGCGCTGGTGGACAAGTTCCTCGTCTCGGAGGCGCTCGATTATCGGATGGCGGCCCTGTCGCGCGAACCGGTCGGGCTGCAGGCGTTCCTGCACCACACGCTCGACGCGCTCGACGACGGCCGCGCGCTCGCGCGCATCCGCTGCCGGATCGAACCGCCCGACACCGCGTGCCGCGTGGACCCGACCCTGTTCGGCCTCGCGATCGGCAATCTCGTCGTCAACGGCCTGCGCTACTCGCCCGAGCATCATCCCGTGGCCGTCACCGCGACGCGCGACGCGCACGCGTGCGTGATCGACATCATCGACCAGGGCGTCGGCATGAACGAGGCCGAGCTGGCCCGGCTCGGCACGCCGTACTTCCGCGCGCATGCGACGGCGAGCGCCGGCACGGGGCTCGGCTTCCTGCTCGCCCGCAAGATCATCGAGGCGCACGGCGGCACGCTCAGCGTGCGCAGCGCGCCGGGCGCCGGCACGACGATGAGCGTGCGCGTGCCGGCGGCCTGA
- a CDS encoding type II toxin-antitoxin system RelE/ParE family toxin, with product MSYRVRYTRAAREDLVRLYRFWLDEDLDTGERALATIRQSLTILQTFPFTCRKVDARNPFLRELIVSFGASGYVALFEIEDDRQVTILAIRHQREDDYH from the coding sequence TTGAGCTATCGCGTCCGCTATACCCGCGCGGCGCGCGAGGACCTGGTCCGCTTGTACCGCTTCTGGCTCGACGAGGATCTCGACACCGGGGAACGGGCGCTCGCGACCATCCGCCAGAGCCTGACGATCCTGCAGACCTTTCCCTTCACCTGCCGCAAGGTCGATGCGCGCAATCCGTTCCTGCGCGAGTTGATCGTCTCGTTCGGCGCGTCGGGCTACGTCGCGCTGTTCGAGATCGAGGATGACCGGCAGGTCACGATCCTCGCGATCCGTCATCAGCGCGAAGACGATTACCACTAA
- a CDS encoding YlcI/YnfO family protein: MKTATMPALRVDPELRQAAEAELAEHETLSAFMEEALRDGIARRRLQREFVARGLAAREEARRTGVYHDADDVHDELDAMLQAARAAKAAG; the protein is encoded by the coding sequence ATGAAGACTGCCACCATGCCGGCGCTGCGTGTCGATCCGGAACTGCGCCAGGCGGCCGAAGCCGAACTGGCCGAGCATGAAACGCTGTCCGCGTTCATGGAAGAGGCGTTGCGCGATGGCATCGCGCGGCGTCGCCTGCAGCGCGAATTCGTGGCCCGCGGGCTGGCGGCGCGCGAGGAAGCGCGCCGCACGGGCGTCTACCATGACGCCGACGACGTGCACGACGAACTCGACGCGATGTTGCAGGCCGCCCGCGCCGCGAAGGCGGCCGGTTGA
- a CDS encoding efflux transporter outer membrane subunit codes for MTRRRIARACALLPLVAALGACVTVGPDYRTPDGALIHAPLAQGAIAGADRAPVSQRALPADWWRLYDDPLLDTLVRQALQSNTDLRVAAANLARSRAALAVADAQGGFAGGASAAFQRAQESAEQYLLSSKLPVETEGSLGLSVSYELDLFGTLRRGVEAARADTEAVAAAGDLARIAVVADVVRAYVESCSAAEELAIARDSVALQQKRVALTRQLRDAGRGSQSEVTRGVTQVQTLAAEPPRFEGRRRVAQYQLAALLARAPADLPAGVLRCAALPTLRQPIPVGDGAALLRRRPDVRQAERQLAAATARIGVAVGELYPSISFGAGVGSVGIAGDLLSSKTNRWSFGPLISWNFPVNGQRARVREAEAATRGALANFDGVVLRALRETETSLATYAADTQRADALRVAYESARQSADETHRLYRAGRASFLDDLDATRTLTSVQAQVAAADGQVAVDQVQLLRALGGGWEGETSGVATPGVATPGVATPGVATPGPAASGVGGPAAAAGRAD; via the coding sequence ATGACGCGCCGCCGGATCGCGCGCGCGTGCGCGCTGCTGCCGCTCGTCGCGGCGCTTGGCGCGTGCGTCACGGTGGGGCCGGACTATCGCACGCCGGACGGCGCGCTGATTCACGCGCCGCTCGCGCAGGGCGCCATCGCGGGCGCCGACCGTGCGCCGGTGTCGCAGCGTGCGCTGCCGGCGGACTGGTGGCGGCTGTACGACGATCCGCTGCTCGACACGCTCGTCCGGCAGGCCTTGCAGTCGAATACCGATCTGCGCGTCGCGGCCGCGAACCTCGCGCGGTCGCGCGCCGCGCTGGCGGTGGCCGATGCGCAGGGCGGGTTCGCGGGCGGCGCGTCGGCGGCGTTCCAGCGCGCGCAGGAATCGGCCGAGCAGTATCTGCTGTCGAGCAAGCTGCCGGTGGAGACCGAGGGCAGCCTGGGGCTCAGCGTGTCCTATGAGCTGGATCTGTTCGGCACGCTGCGGCGCGGCGTCGAGGCGGCGCGCGCGGACACCGAGGCCGTCGCGGCGGCGGGCGACCTCGCGCGGATCGCCGTGGTGGCCGACGTGGTGCGCGCGTATGTCGAATCGTGTTCCGCCGCCGAGGAGCTGGCCATCGCGCGGGATTCGGTCGCCCTGCAGCAGAAGCGCGTCGCGCTCACGCGGCAGTTGCGCGATGCCGGGCGCGGTAGCCAGTCGGAGGTGACGCGCGGCGTGACCCAGGTCCAGACGCTGGCCGCCGAGCCGCCGCGCTTCGAGGGGCGGCGGCGGGTCGCGCAGTACCAGCTCGCCGCGTTGCTCGCGCGCGCGCCGGCCGATCTGCCGGCGGGCGTCTTGCGTTGCGCCGCGCTGCCGACGCTGCGCCAGCCGATCCCGGTCGGCGACGGCGCGGCGCTGCTCAGGCGTCGTCCGGACGTGCGGCAGGCCGAGCGGCAGCTGGCGGCCGCGACCGCGCGCATCGGCGTTGCCGTGGGCGAACTGTATCCGTCGATCAGCTTCGGCGCGGGTGTCGGGTCGGTCGGCATCGCGGGCGATCTGCTGTCGTCGAAGACCAACCGCTGGTCGTTCGGACCGCTGATCAGCTGGAATTTCCCGGTGAACGGCCAGCGCGCGCGCGTGCGCGAGGCGGAGGCGGCGACGCGCGGCGCGCTCGCGAATTTCGACGGCGTGGTGCTGCGCGCGCTGCGCGAGACCGAGACGAGCCTCGCGACCTATGCGGCCGACACGCAGCGCGCGGATGCGCTGCGCGTCGCCTATGAATCCGCCCGGCAGTCGGCCGACGAGACGCACCGGCTCTATCGGGCCGGGCGCGCGTCCTTTCTCGACGATCTCGATGCGACCCGCACGCTGACGAGCGTGCAGGCGCAAGTGGCGGCGGCGGACGGGCAGGTGGCCGTCGATCAGGTTCAGCTGCTTCGCGCGCTGGGAGGCGGGTGGGAGGGGGAGACATCCGGCGTGGCGACGCCCGGCGTGGCGACGCCCGGCGTAGCGACGCCCGGCGTAGCGACGCCCGGCCCGGCCGCATCCGGCGTGGGTGGGCCTGCCGCGGCGGCCGGGCGCGCGGACTGA
- a CDS encoding efflux RND transporter periplasmic adaptor subunit — protein sequence MNVKRSAVSVGKILLTLIVVAAAAVVLWRIVDYYMFSPWTRDGHVRADVIQVAPDVSGLITAVEVKDDQPVTRGQVLFVIDQARYALAERLAQAALRQRQATLAQARREYARNLALGNLVAREGVEESRTRVEQGEAAVADAQVSVDTAQLNLQRTTIVSPVDGYLNDRAPRRGEYVSAARPVLSVVDLHSFRVDGYFEETKLRGIHLGQPVEITVMGEPRPLRGHVQSIVAAIEDRDRTQGANLLPNVNPAFSWVRLAQRIPVRVALDEVPDDFRMIAGRTATVAMREPAYAGKAAPASAGAAHAGAAHAGAVHTGAASAARAAGASQ from the coding sequence GTGAACGTCAAGCGCAGCGCAGTCTCCGTCGGCAAGATCCTGCTGACCCTGATCGTCGTCGCGGCGGCGGCGGTCGTCCTGTGGCGGATCGTCGACTACTACATGTTCTCGCCCTGGACGCGCGACGGCCACGTCCGCGCGGACGTGATCCAGGTCGCCCCCGATGTGTCGGGGCTCATCACCGCGGTCGAGGTCAAGGACGACCAGCCGGTCACGCGCGGCCAGGTGCTGTTCGTGATCGACCAGGCGCGTTACGCGCTCGCCGAGCGCCTCGCGCAGGCCGCGCTGCGGCAGCGTCAGGCGACGCTCGCGCAGGCGCGCCGCGAATACGCGCGCAACCTCGCGCTCGGCAACCTGGTCGCGCGCGAGGGGGTCGAGGAAAGCCGCACGCGCGTCGAGCAGGGCGAGGCCGCCGTCGCGGACGCGCAGGTCAGCGTCGACACCGCGCAGCTGAACCTGCAGCGCACGACCATCGTGAGCCCCGTCGACGGCTACCTGAACGATCGCGCGCCGCGCCGCGGCGAATACGTGAGCGCGGCGCGGCCGGTGCTGTCGGTGGTCGATCTGCACTCGTTCCGCGTCGACGGCTATTTCGAGGAAACCAAGCTGCGCGGCATCCATCTCGGCCAGCCGGTCGAGATCACCGTGATGGGCGAGCCGCGCCCGCTGCGCGGCCACGTGCAGAGCATCGTCGCCGCGATCGAGGATCGCGACCGCACGCAGGGCGCGAACCTGCTGCCCAACGTGAACCCGGCGTTCAGCTGGGTGCGGCTGGCCCAGCGGATTCCGGTGCGGGTCGCGCTCGACGAGGTGCCGGACGACTTCCGCATGATCGCGGGCCGCACCGCCACCGTCGCGATGCGCGAGCCGGCGTATGCCGGGAAGGCGGCGCCCGCTTCCGCGGGGGCCGCCCATGCGGGGGCCGCCCATGCGGGGGCCGTCCATACGGGGGCCGCTTCGGCGGCGCGCGCCGCCGGAGCCTCGCAATGA
- a CDS encoding DUF1656 domain-containing protein yields MIGEVDVFGVFVPAPLFLMLIAYLINLAIGRLLTWVGFYRLVWHRSVFDLGIYVFVLAAVIFISHRMVVS; encoded by the coding sequence ATGATCGGTGAAGTCGATGTGTTCGGCGTGTTCGTGCCCGCGCCGCTGTTCCTGATGCTGATCGCCTATCTGATCAACCTCGCGATCGGGCGCCTGCTCACCTGGGTCGGCTTCTATCGGCTGGTCTGGCATCGCTCCGTCTTCGATCTCGGCATCTACGTGTTCGTGCTGGCCGCGGTCATTTTCATTTCGCATCGCATGGTGGTGAGCTAA
- a CDS encoding FUSC family protein — translation MAYPTLRDWLFSGKTFAAAMLALYLALYFQLPRPYWAMASVYIVSNPFVGATRSKALYRALGTALGASAAVFLVPPFVETPFLFSAIVALWSATLLYLAISDRTARSYVFMLAGYTMPLIALPTVTDPTTVFDVAIARTEEIVLGIVCASVVGSVVLPSRLAPALLEQADAWFRDAAFYGRETLSGRLAGKALSACRQRMAATVNGLEMLLSQLDYDHAPSELLARAGALRGRMQLFLPVVSALADPLIALMRHPRSGPAELDALLADAARWFDAPLPARADADREDQGDPVADGLRARIAALQPDSAALADWDGALLSNALWRLQQMIDVWQDCRALRALIARESGVWLPRYRHWRLGGTERFFDRGMMAFSTLTVAAAIVVSSALWIVSGWHDGAAAVTMVAIACSFFAALDEPAPMVFRFFAATCVSVLLAGLYVFVVLPNVHDFAMLVLLFLVPFLVAGTLIARPRFNMVAMLVAVNTATFISIQSAYEADFFVFLNSNLASLAGLVFAYLWTRTTRPFGAELAARRLLHSSWADVARAALTPQLDGQRDLASRMVDRVMQLLPRLAASDDHRHPSIDSFRDLRVAFNALDLRRTRRKLPDDVTAALDRVLAGVGGHFQRCADSRTREPAPTTLLDDIDSAMRQVARGARAAGTEPGADPSATPEAPPRRSTVKQRWLRDTQHALVGLRLSLFPAMSGIGPQATEEAGA, via the coding sequence ATGGCTTATCCCACCCTCCGCGACTGGCTGTTCTCCGGCAAGACATTTGCCGCCGCGATGCTCGCGCTCTACCTCGCCCTGTATTTCCAGTTGCCGCGCCCGTACTGGGCGATGGCGAGCGTCTACATCGTTTCCAATCCGTTCGTCGGCGCGACGCGCTCGAAGGCGCTGTACCGCGCGCTGGGCACGGCGCTCGGCGCGTCCGCGGCGGTGTTCCTGGTGCCGCCGTTCGTCGAGACGCCGTTCCTGTTCAGCGCGATCGTCGCGCTGTGGTCCGCGACGCTGCTGTATCTCGCGATCTCGGACCGCACCGCGCGCAGCTACGTGTTCATGCTCGCCGGCTACACGATGCCGCTCATCGCGCTGCCGACCGTCACGGATCCGACCACGGTCTTCGACGTCGCGATCGCGCGCACCGAGGAGATCGTGCTCGGCATCGTCTGCGCGAGCGTGGTCGGCAGCGTCGTGCTGCCGAGCCGGCTCGCGCCGGCGCTGCTCGAACAGGCCGACGCCTGGTTCCGCGACGCGGCCTTCTATGGGCGCGAGACGCTGTCCGGGCGTCTCGCGGGCAAGGCCCTGTCGGCGTGTCGGCAACGCATGGCCGCCACCGTCAACGGGCTGGAGATGCTGCTGAGCCAGCTGGACTACGATCACGCGCCGTCGGAACTGCTCGCGCGCGCGGGCGCGCTGCGCGGCCGCATGCAGCTGTTTCTGCCGGTCGTCTCCGCGCTGGCCGATCCGTTGATCGCGCTGATGCGCCATCCGCGCTCGGGGCCGGCGGAGCTCGACGCGCTGCTCGCCGACGCCGCGCGCTGGTTCGACGCGCCGCTGCCGGCGCGCGCCGACGCCGATCGCGAGGATCAGGGCGACCCGGTCGCCGACGGCCTGCGCGCGCGGATCGCCGCGTTGCAGCCGGATTCCGCCGCGCTGGCGGACTGGGACGGCGCGCTGTTGTCGAACGCGCTGTGGCGTCTCCAGCAGATGATCGACGTCTGGCAGGACTGCCGGGCGCTGCGCGCGCTGATCGCCCGCGAATCGGGCGTCTGGCTGCCGCGTTACCGCCATTGGCGGCTGGGCGGCACCGAGCGCTTCTTCGATCGCGGCATGATGGCGTTCTCGACGCTCACGGTGGCCGCCGCGATCGTCGTCTCGTCCGCGCTGTGGATCGTGTCGGGCTGGCACGACGGCGCGGCCGCGGTCACGATGGTCGCGATCGCGTGCAGCTTCTTCGCCGCGCTCGACGAGCCCGCGCCGATGGTGTTCCGGTTCTTCGCGGCCACCTGCGTGAGCGTGCTGCTGGCCGGCCTCTATGTCTTCGTGGTGCTGCCGAACGTGCATGACTTCGCGATGCTGGTGCTGCTGTTCCTCGTGCCGTTCCTGGTGGCCGGCACGCTGATCGCCCGGCCGCGCTTCAACATGGTGGCGATGCTCGTCGCGGTCAACACGGCCACCTTCATCAGCATCCAGAGCGCCTACGAGGCGGATTTCTTCGTGTTCCTCAACAGCAATCTCGCGAGCCTCGCCGGCCTCGTGTTCGCGTACCTGTGGACGCGCACGACGCGTCCGTTCGGCGCCGAGCTGGCGGCGCGCCGCCTGCTGCATTCGAGCTGGGCGGACGTCGCGCGCGCGGCGCTGACGCCGCAGCTCGACGGACAGCGCGATCTCGCGTCGCGGATGGTCGACCGCGTCATGCAGCTGCTGCCGCGTCTCGCCGCGTCGGACGACCACCGCCATCCGTCGATCGACAGCTTTCGCGATCTGCGCGTCGCGTTCAACGCGCTCGACCTGCGCCGTACGCGCCGCAAGTTGCCGGACGACGTGACGGCCGCGCTCGACCGCGTGCTCGCGGGCGTGGGCGGGCACTTCCAGCGCTGCGCCGACAGCCGGACGCGCGAGCCCGCGCCCACCACCCTGCTCGACGACATCGACAGCGCGATGCGGCAGGTCGCGCGCGGCGCGCGCGCGGCCGGGACGGAGCCGGGCGCGGATCCTTCGGCGACGCCGGAGGCGCCGCCGCGGCGTTCGACCGTGAAGCAGCGCTGGCTGCGCGATACCCAGCACGCGCTGGTCGGCCTGCGGCTGTCGCTGTTTCCGGCGATGTCCGGCATCGGGCCGCAGGCGACGGAGGAGGCCGGAGCATGA
- a CDS encoding MarR family winged helix-turn-helix transcriptional regulator: MSNLHNLRRTVSSELVLSARKWRRVSDGVLAAYNVSEACAVPLIVAGRLGAAVRQVELAEQVGIEGPSLVRLLDQLCAAGLMRREADPDDRRAKIVALTDAGRVLTERMEEDLRMLRARVLKGVSRADLEATLRVLNAFREADPVGVANLPARP, translated from the coding sequence ATGTCGAACCTGCATAACCTCCGTCGCACCGTCAGCAGCGAGCTGGTGCTGTCCGCGCGCAAATGGCGTCGCGTGAGCGACGGCGTGCTCGCGGCGTACAACGTGTCGGAAGCCTGCGCGGTGCCGCTCATCGTGGCGGGGCGGCTCGGCGCGGCGGTCAGGCAGGTCGAGCTGGCCGAGCAGGTGGGCATCGAGGGGCCGTCGCTCGTCCGGCTGCTCGACCAGCTGTGCGCGGCCGGCCTGATGCGGCGCGAGGCGGATCCCGACGACCGCCGCGCGAAGATCGTGGCGTTGACCGATGCCGGACGCGTGCTGACCGAACGCATGGAGGAAGACCTGCGGATGCTGCGCGCACGCGTGCTGAAGGGCGTGAGCCGGGCGGATCTCGAAGCGACGCTGCGCGTGCTGAACGCGTTCCGCGAAGCCGATCCCGTCGGCGTGGCGAATCTGCCGGCGCGCCCGTGA
- a CDS encoding HpcH/HpaI aldolase/citrate lyase family protein: protein MMAASPRAWLFAPGHRADRFEKARASGADVVVFDLEDAVPPDGKPAARAAVAAHLDPARPAWVRVNAPETGWFADDLAALAAHPGVAGLLVPKCETRAPLAAALERAHDGLALMPLIETARGIARLDVICGAPRVARVAFGTLDFQVDLGIDGDGEELDLFRSQIVLASRLAGIAAPLDGIATVIDDPAEIERHARRARRFGFGGKLCIHPRQLDAVHRAYAWSEAEQAWAARVLAALAASGGAAVAVDGRMVDLPVILKARRMLGR, encoded by the coding sequence ATGATGGCCGCATCACCGCGCGCGTGGCTGTTCGCACCGGGCCATCGCGCCGACCGTTTCGAGAAAGCGCGTGCATCGGGCGCCGACGTCGTGGTGTTCGACCTGGAGGATGCGGTGCCGCCGGACGGCAAGCCGGCCGCGCGCGCGGCCGTGGCGGCGCACCTCGATCCGGCGCGACCCGCCTGGGTGCGCGTGAATGCGCCCGAGACCGGCTGGTTCGCCGACGATCTCGCGGCGCTCGCCGCGCATCCGGGCGTGGCCGGCCTGCTGGTGCCGAAATGCGAGACGCGCGCGCCGCTGGCCGCGGCGCTCGAGCGCGCGCACGACGGTCTCGCGCTGATGCCGCTGATCGAGACCGCGCGCGGGATCGCGCGTCTCGACGTGATCTGCGGCGCGCCGCGCGTCGCGCGGGTGGCGTTCGGCACGCTCGATTTCCAGGTCGACCTGGGCATCGACGGCGACGGCGAGGAACTGGATCTGTTCCGCTCGCAGATCGTGCTGGCTTCGCGACTGGCCGGCATCGCCGCGCCGCTCGACGGCATTGCGACGGTCATCGACGATCCGGCGGAAATCGAGCGGCATGCGCGCCGTGCGCGCCGCTTCGGCTTCGGCGGCAAGCTGTGCATTCATCCGAGGCAGCTCGACGCGGTGCACCGCGCCTACGCGTGGAGCGAGGCCGAGCAGGCGTGGGCCGCGCGCGTGCTGGCGGCGCTGGCGGCGAGCGGCGGCGCGGCGGTCGCGGTCGACGGCAGGATGGTCGATCTGCCGGTCATTCTGAAAGCGCGCCGGATGCTCGGGCGCTGA